One genomic window of Solanum stenotomum isolate F172 chromosome 9, ASM1918654v1, whole genome shotgun sequence includes the following:
- the LOC125877123 gene encoding uncharacterized protein LOC125877123, which produces MCIVSDRHASIIKAALRVYDEVLHFACMWHLLQNIMKNFRKSQQRVTELFYSMAKTYTMTKFNQCMTIVEKIDKRIKDYLLNIGYNKWSRVHAEVNRTWMMTSNIAESVNSRTRHAKVLTVLHLLEFMRQLVQKWNNNNRSKATFSGFHLGKKYENILRRNKTALEKLRVCLICKLFLLIFFLLIHI; this is translated from the coding sequence ATGTGTATCGTTTCCGATAGGCATGCAAGCATTATTAAGGCAGCTTTGAGAGTCTATGATGAAGTACTTCATTTTGCGTGTATGTGGCACTTACTGCAAAACATAATGAAAAACTTCAGAAAAAGTCAGCAAAGGGTAACTGAGTTATTCTACTCTATGGCAAAAACATACACCATGACAAAATTTAATCAATGTATGACAATAGTTGAGAAAATAGATAAGAGGATCAAAGATTACTTGCTGAACATTGGATACAACAAATGGTCGCGTGTGCATGCTGAAGTAAATAGAACTTGGATGATGACGTCAAATATAGCAGAATCagtcaattcaagaacaagacATGCCAAAGTTCTTACAGTCTTACACCTCTTGGAATTCATGAGACAGCTGGTCCAGAAATGGAATAACAATAACAGATCAAAGGCGACATTTTCAGGTTTTCACCTTGGGAAAAAGTATGAAAATATATTGCGGCGCAATAAAACTGCATTAGAGAAATTAAGGGTATGCTTGATCTGTaaattatttttgctaatattttttcttctgatTCATATCTAA